A part of Cystobacter ferrugineus genomic DNA contains:
- a CDS encoding choice-of-anchor D domain-containing protein produces MKRIQSLSVLALCLLAACDPSPPPSAPGDETPLAAQAAPLAAQAAPLEVKLGTAPSRLIAPDVPIVSFPAQRVCGTGAEQVITVFNEHETESRKIFFAETSAPFVVTEITGDADGGTGTQTLPFTLKARQSLSFRVKFNPRTPAPFDGYLHIFSDDPVKPTLRISLTGTGTGPRLEMNPSSLTLSLPAGTGDTGTPGNAWAYALTPDDTETPGDTDTDAGAPGDTDTDAGAPGDTDTDAGAPGDTDTDAGAPGDTDTDAGAPGDTDTDAGXPGDXXTDAGTPGDPGTDAGTPGDPGTPGDPGLPDTSFRRTVRLENRGTERLTSLALRPVNSAFSTSLSKNALNPGETADLVVTFAPPSSSSESFFTDMLIITSDDPCSPSSLLPLSGFHSPEPKPELNPSLLAFAEQEVGSLSAAQTVTVTNEGAAPLHVDSISLQGAPDTGPQFTVSPSGGFVLEPGQKRNLSVRFYPTATGDQQATLQLVSNGKLLSPSTRLSGKAVVVTSLSLDPTSLEFPKQRPGEVTQQTLSITNFSKVAMEITAAVTATTTAFDFEPKGTFTLAPNGSQKLTVTLMAPSDALSGPLLGKLTVTSKEAQTSTSTSRQASIPLKGEVVRTRVDPAVTVVSFADQVVGAVPQTRGLVLSNPTALPIKVSAVDQGPLSPFSIKDGDLPMELPAHSSKSVTIFFDPGSRQSWERTLQLTSDATEVIAAVTLRGKALAPVLSITDPASQDLNFGDKALGTTTPLDVTLKNTGDADLTVASISSLVDFKVQALNAPRTVAPNDTVTFQVLFAPTSLGTKKETIKFHVGASSTPLSSPQIQLTGTAAGASPKLSPSVVGFSDQQVGSFSAAQTVTVTNEGLATLHVESISIQDTSGAATQFTVSPSEGFTLEPGKTRELSVKFYPTAAGDQRATLQLVSEGKTLSPSTTLSGKGVQAPLLQFSEQSLELPAQRPGLTTQKTVSITNPGPVPVEVTAAVTTTSSSTFNVEPKGPFTLEPKGSQTLTVTLMNPSDTSSGPVFGQLTVTGKEPVTSTSRQASITLKGEVVRTRVDLTTDTVSFADHVVGTARQQQELVLKNPTALPVKVSSAQDIQSPFSIENGDLPMEIPAHSSKSVTIFFDPGSRQSWERTLKLSSDATEEIAAVKLSGKALAPVLTITDPASLGLDFGDKALGTTSSLDVTLQNTGDADLTVASISSLVDFKVQGLNLPRTVTPNDTVTFQVLFAPTSLGLKKEALKFHVGSSSTPLSSPQIQLTGTAAGASPKLSPSLVGFSDQQVGSLSAAQTVTVSNEGLATLHVDSISIQGASGAATQFTVSPSEGFTLEPKETRTLSVKFYPTAAGDQRATLQLVSDGKTLPPSTTLSGKGVQAPLLQFSEQSLQLPAQRPGLTTQKTVSITNPGPVPVEATAAVTTTSSSTFNVEPKGPFTLEPNGSQTLTVTLMNPSGTSSGPVFGQLTVTGKEPVTSTSRQASITLKGEVVRTQIILTADTVSFADHVVGTARQQQELVLNNPTTLPIKVSSAKDIQSPFSIENGDLPVEIPAHSSKSVTIFFDPGSRQLWESTLQLISDATEEIAAVKLSGKALAPVLSITNPTSLSLNFGNMAFGTTSSQDVTLQNTGDASLTVAKTSDLADFKVQGLNTPRIVPPKETVTFQVIFDPTSMGTKTQTLKFYVGSPGTQLDSPQITLSGKTSGPSVSFTGDVVHDTIDFQAQRISESSTRKLRISNASTADTETLEIVSIKNKALPFTLGSDYAGELVEPGQFLDVEVNFKPTLVDKKYTDQLVIEYRGTTTKVSVTKSIALEGVGATALLDVSQTLSFGDVEVNQAMTLELTLTNTGKAPLRLNSITGLTGTAFSLGDLSWPKNVMAGGTEKIYITFSPKKQDAVTANLVIASNATSSNVTEGKTTVLLSGVGAAAKAVFSATALSFKSTPLGETRTATLRVSNVGSSALRIDTVNSSAHFSVKYPADKWPVIIYARPKPTDPYNSFDFEIEFKPDAVMAVAEKLSFPSNDPTAGTIQVSVEGAGLKPKLTVDSTLVFDDAEGSSPPLKKNLWVKNDDKAPLVIRSLQTSQPFCVYLQSLKDCVSKTPVNFEGLTLQPGEAQILELQVIPNSAKMTGTLTLITNEPTADGPIKTVALLVGGDGLYVQTDPVQFGTCDMDTSPTSSVERLVPVTNTASVDDSIISFYISGMDALDFTAPDLSAANPLKVPHNGGAELKLRFDPKAGAAGQRTATLHLNTKTGKHLTLTLQGVATGPFSGFKDFQWSVDFGTQRLSDKKEPVKFPLQNQTDRSIFVKRFWLEGPQKDDFTVQADVPASCRKVGDTDEIEVRKGETCYLNLSYVAQRVTLSSAVLVLELATNQGETSPPSARVTLKGEMVSSLLLVDPMEVDFGWVNLEDSIEPREITVTNRSSVATRVLIPELTNPDAFTVEALEPGKELPPAGTTRLRVTFHPREGGDFTGEIRLRLQGEQVTDVSIGLRGQVRAIGGEGGGGYACGVGGGGPLFAGWLLLVALGARRRSRSAR; encoded by the coding sequence GTGAAACGCATCCAGTCCCTGTCCGTGCTGGCGCTGTGCCTGCTCGCGGCATGTGATCCATCTCCACCCCCCTCGGCCCCCGGAGACGAAACTCCCCTGGCAGCCCAAGCGGCCCCGCTGGCAGCCCAAGCGGCCCCCCTCGAGGTGAAGCTCGGAACGGCTCCGTCGCGACTCATCGCGCCCGACGTCCCCATCGTGAGCTTCCCCGCTCAGCGGGTGTGTGGCACGGGCGCCGAGCAGGTGATCACGGTGTTCAACGAGCACGAGACGGAGTCCCGAAAGATCTTCTTCGCCGAGACCTCCGCCCCGTTCGTCGTGACGGAAATCACCGGTGATGCGGACGGCGGGACCGGGACGCAGACGCTGCCCTTTACCCTGAAAGCCAGGCAGAGTCTGTCGTTCCGGGTGAAGTTCAACCCCCGCACTCCCGCTCCTTTCGATGGATACCTCCATATCTTCAGCGATGATCCGGTGAAGCCGACCCTCCGGATTTCCCTGACCGGTACGGGCACGGGACCCCGTCTCGAGATGAACCCGTCCTCGCTCACCTTGAGCTTGCCGGCGGGCACGGGTGACACGGGAACTCCTGGCAACGCGTGGGCCTACGCGCTGACTCCCGACGACACGGAGACCCCCGGCGACACGGACACCGACGCGGGCGCTCCCGGCGACACGGACACCGACGCGGGCGCTCCCGGCGACACGGACACCGACGCGGGCGCTCCCGGCGACACGGACACCGACGCGGGCGCTCCCGGCGACACGGACACCGACGCGGGCGCTCCCGGCGACACGGACACCGACGCGGGCRCTCCYGGCGACMCGGRCACCGACGCGGGCACTCCTGGCGACCCGGGCACCGACGCGGGCACTCCCGGCGACCCGGGCACCCCCGGCGACCCGGGACTCCCGGACACCTCGTTCCGGCGCACGGTGCGCCTGGAGAACAGAGGAACGGAGCGGTTGACTTCCCTTGCCCTGCGCCCCGTCAACTCCGCGTTCTCCACCAGTCTCTCGAAGAACGCGCTGAACCCTGGGGAGACCGCGGACCTGGTGGTGACCTTTGCTCCACCCTCTTCCTCCAGCGAGTCCTTCTTCACGGACATGCTGATCATCACCAGCGATGATCCGTGCTCCCCCTCATCCCTGCTTCCGCTCTCGGGCTTCCATTCGCCCGAGCCCAAACCCGAGTTGAACCCCTCCCTGCTCGCCTTCGCCGAACAGGAGGTGGGCTCGCTCAGCGCCGCCCAGACGGTGACCGTCACCAACGAGGGAGCGGCCCCACTCCACGTGGATTCCATCTCGCTCCAAGGCGCCCCTGACACCGGGCCGCAGTTCACCGTGAGCCCGAGCGGAGGCTTCGTCCTGGAGCCGGGACAGAAGCGGAACCTGTCGGTGAGATTCTACCCCACGGCCACTGGCGACCAGCAGGCCACGCTCCAGCTCGTGAGCAACGGCAAGCTCCTGTCCCCTTCCACCAGGCTCAGCGGCAAGGCCGTGGTGGTCACCTCTCTCTCGCTTGATCCGACGTCGCTCGAGTTCCCGAAACAACGTCCAGGCGAGGTGACACAGCAAACGCTCTCCATCACCAACTTCAGCAAGGTGGCGATGGAAATCACCGCCGCGGTGACCGCCACCACCACCGCCTTCGACTTCGAGCCGAAGGGCACCTTCACCCTGGCGCCCAATGGCAGTCAGAAGCTGACCGTGACCTTGATGGCCCCCAGCGATGCCCTCTCGGGTCCGCTGCTCGGGAAACTCACCGTGACCAGCAAGGAGGCCCAGACTTCTACTTCCACTTCCCGTCAGGCCAGCATCCCCCTCAAGGGGGAGGTCGTGCGGACCCGGGTCGACCCGGCAGTCACCGTCGTCTCGTTCGCCGACCAGGTCGTGGGCGCCGTTCCCCAGACACGTGGGCTCGTTCTCAGCAATCCCACCGCCCTGCCCATCAAGGTGTCCGCGGTGGACCAGGGCCCCCTGAGCCCCTTCTCCATCAAGGACGGGGACCTGCCCATGGAACTCCCCGCCCACTCTTCCAAGAGCGTGACGATCTTCTTCGACCCGGGCAGCAGGCAGTCGTGGGAGCGCACCCTCCAGCTCACCAGTGATGCCACCGAGGTGATTGCTGCCGTGACACTCCGTGGCAAGGCCCTCGCCCCCGTGCTGTCCATCACCGACCCGGCAAGCCAGGACCTGAACTTCGGCGACAAGGCCTTGGGGACAACGACCCCCCTGGACGTGACCCTGAAGAACACGGGGGATGCGGACCTCACGGTGGCGAGCATCTCCAGCCTGGTGGACTTCAAGGTCCAGGCCTTGAACGCGCCACGGACCGTGGCCCCCAACGACACCGTCACGTTCCAGGTCCTCTTCGCTCCCACGAGCCTGGGCACGAAGAAAGAGACAATCAAGTTCCACGTGGGCGCCTCCAGCACACCGCTCTCTTCACCCCAGATACAACTGACTGGAACAGCAGCCGGGGCCTCCCCCAAATTGAGCCCCTCCGTTGTCGGCTTTTCCGACCAGCAGGTGGGCTCGTTCAGCGCCGCCCAGACGGTGACCGTCACCAATGAGGGTCTGGCCACGCTCCACGTCGAGTCCATCTCGATTCAAGACACCTCGGGCGCGGCGACGCAGTTCACCGTGAGCCCGAGTGAAGGCTTTACCCTGGAACCGGGAAAGACGCGGGAGCTGTCGGTGAAGTTCTACCCCACGGCCGCTGGCGACCAGCGGGCCACGCTTCAGCTCGTCAGCGAGGGCAAGACCCTGTCGCCTTCCACCACGCTCAGTGGCAAGGGCGTGCAGGCTCCCCTTCTCCAGTTCTCCGAGCAGTCGCTCGAACTCCCGGCACAGCGCCCCGGCCTGACGACCCAGAAAACGGTCTCCATCACCAACCCCGGCCCGGTGCCGGTGGAGGTCACCGCCGCGGTCACCACCACCTCCTCCTCCACCTTCAACGTCGAACCGAAGGGCCCTTTCACCCTGGAGCCCAAGGGCAGTCAGACGCTGACCGTGACCTTGATGAATCCCAGTGACACCTCTTCGGGTCCGGTGTTCGGACAGCTCACCGTGACTGGCAAGGAGCCGGTGACTTCCACTTCCCGTCAGGCCAGCATCACCCTCAAGGGGGAGGTCGTGCGGACCCGGGTCGACCTGACAACCGACACCGTCTCGTTCGCCGACCATGTCGTGGGAACTGCACGCCAGCAACAGGAACTCGTCCTCAAAAACCCCACCGCCCTGCCCGTCAAGGTGTCCTCGGCCCAGGACATCCAAAGCCCCTTCTCCATCGAGAATGGGGACCTGCCCATGGAGATCCCCGCCCACTCTTCCAAGAGCGTGACGATCTTCTTCGACCCGGGCAGCAGGCAGTCGTGGGAGCGCACCCTCAAGCTCAGCAGTGATGCCACCGAGGAGATTGCCGCCGTGAAGCTCAGTGGCAAGGCCCTCGCCCCCGTGCTGACCATCACCGACCCGGCGTCTTTGGGCCTGGACTTTGGCGACAAGGCCTTGGGGACAACGAGCTCCCTGGACGTGACCCTGCAGAACACGGGGGATGCGGACCTCACGGTGGCGAGCATCTCCAGCCTGGTGGACTTCAAGGTCCAGGGCCTGAACCTGCCACGGACCGTGACCCCCAACGACACCGTCACGTTCCAGGTCCTCTTCGCGCCCACGAGCCTGGGCTTGAAGAAGGAGGCACTCAAGTTCCACGTGGGCTCCTCCAGCACGCCGCTCTCTTCACCCCAGATACAACTGACTGGAACGGCAGCCGGGGCCTCTCCCAAATTGAGCCCTTCCCTTGTCGGCTTCTCCGACCAGCAGGTGGGCTCGCTCAGCGCCGCCCAGACGGTGACCGTCTCCAACGAGGGTCTGGCCACGCTCCACGTCGATTCCATCTCGATTCAAGGCGCCTCGGGCGCGGCGACGCAGTTCACCGTGAGCCCGAGCGAAGGCTTTACCCTGGAGCCGAAAGAGACGCGGACGCTGTCGGTGAAGTTCTACCCCACGGCCGCTGGCGACCAGCGGGCCACGCTTCAGCTCGTCAGCGATGGCAAGACCCTGCCCCCTTCCACCACACTCAGCGGCAAGGGCGTGCAGGCTCCCCTTCTCCAGTTCTCCGAGCAGTCGCTCCAGCTCCCGGCACAGCGCCCAGGCCTGACGACCCAGAAAACGGTCTCCATCACCAACCCCGGCCCGGTGCCGGTGGAGGCCACCGCCGCGGTCACCACCACCTCCTCCTCCACCTTCAACGTCGAACCGAAGGGCCCCTTCACCCTGGAGCCCAATGGCAGTCAGACGCTGACCGTGACCTTGATGAATCCCAGTGGCACCTCTTCGGGTCCGGTGTTCGGACAGCTCACCGTGACAGGCAAGGAGCCGGTGACTTCCACTTCCCGTCAGGCCAGCATCACCCTCAAGGGGGAGGTCGTGCGGACCCAGATCATCCTGACAGCCGACACCGTCTCGTTCGCCGACCATGTCGTGGGAACCGCCCGCCAGCAACAGGAACTCGTCCTCAACAATCCCACCACCCTGCCCATCAAGGTGTCCTCGGCCAAGGACATCCAAAGCCCCTTCTCCATCGAGAATGGGGACCTGCCCGTGGAGATCCCCGCCCACTCTTCCAAGAGCGTGACGATCTTCTTCGACCCGGGCAGCAGGCAACTGTGGGAGAGCACCCTCCAGCTCATCAGCGACGCCACCGAGGAGATTGCTGCCGTGAAACTCAGTGGCAAGGCCCTCGCTCCCGTGCTGTCCATCACCAACCCGACGTCCCTGAGCCTGAACTTTGGCAACATGGCATTCGGGACAACGAGTTCCCAGGACGTGACCCTGCAGAACACAGGGGATGCGAGCCTCACGGTGGCAAAGACCTCCGACCTGGCGGACTTCAAGGTTCAGGGCTTGAACACGCCACGGATCGTACCCCCGAAGGAGACCGTCACGTTCCAGGTCATCTTCGATCCCACGAGCATGGGCACGAAGACACAGACACTCAAGTTCTACGTGGGCTCCCCCGGCACACAGCTCGATTCACCCCAGATCACGTTGAGCGGAAAGACATCCGGCCCCTCGGTCAGCTTCACGGGTGACGTCGTCCACGACACCATCGACTTCCAAGCCCAGCGGATCAGCGAATCCTCGACCAGGAAGCTGCGGATCTCCAACGCCAGTACCGCCGACACCGAGACGCTCGAGATCGTCAGCATCAAGAACAAGGCACTCCCGTTCACACTGGGCTCTGACTATGCAGGCGAGTTGGTCGAGCCCGGGCAGTTCCTCGATGTCGAGGTCAACTTCAAGCCCACCCTCGTGGACAAGAAATACACGGACCAGTTGGTGATCGAGTACCGGGGGACCACGACCAAAGTCTCTGTCACGAAGTCCATCGCTCTGGAGGGTGTGGGCGCGACCGCGCTACTTGATGTCTCGCAGACCCTGTCCTTCGGAGACGTGGAGGTGAATCAGGCGATGACCCTGGAACTCACCCTCACCAACACGGGCAAGGCTCCCCTCCGGCTCAACAGCATCACAGGGCTTACGGGAACCGCCTTCAGCCTGGGCGATCTCAGCTGGCCGAAGAATGTGATGGCGGGCGGAACGGAGAAGATCTACATCACCTTCTCCCCCAAGAAGCAGGATGCCGTCACCGCGAATCTCGTCATTGCGTCGAACGCGACGAGCAGCAACGTCACGGAGGGCAAGACCACGGTCCTCCTCTCCGGCGTAGGCGCCGCCGCGAAGGCCGTCTTCTCGGCCACGGCGCTCAGTTTCAAATCTACCCCTCTTGGAGAGACCAGGACCGCCACACTGCGCGTCTCCAATGTGGGCTCGTCTGCCCTGCGGATCGACACCGTCAATTCGAGCGCTCACTTCAGTGTCAAGTATCCCGCGGATAAATGGCCCGTGATCATCTACGCTAGGCCCAAGCCCACCGACCCGTACAACTCCTTCGACTTCGAAATCGAATTTAAACCCGACGCCGTAATGGCGGTAGCGGAGAAACTGTCCTTCCCGAGCAACGACCCAACGGCGGGCACCATCCAGGTCTCCGTCGAAGGCGCGGGGTTGAAGCCGAAGTTGACGGTGGATTCGACACTCGTCTTCGATGATGCGGAGGGGTCGTCCCCTCCCCTGAAGAAGAACCTCTGGGTGAAGAACGACGACAAGGCGCCTCTCGTCATCCGGAGCCTCCAGACCAGTCAGCCGTTCTGTGTCTACCTTCAATCCCTGAAGGACTGCGTCTCCAAGACCCCCGTGAACTTCGAGGGACTCACATTGCAGCCGGGTGAAGCGCAAATACTTGAGCTGCAGGTGATACCCAATAGCGCGAAGATGACGGGAACACTCACCCTCATCACCAACGAACCAACGGCCGATGGGCCCATCAAGACCGTGGCGTTGCTCGTCGGAGGCGATGGGTTGTACGTCCAGACCGACCCCGTGCAGTTCGGCACCTGCGACATGGACACGAGCCCCACCAGCTCGGTCGAGAGGCTGGTCCCCGTGACCAATACGGCGAGCGTCGATGATTCGATCATCTCGTTCTACATCTCGGGCATGGATGCGCTCGACTTCACCGCGCCGGACTTGAGCGCGGCCAATCCGCTCAAGGTTCCTCACAATGGAGGCGCGGAGCTGAAGTTGAGGTTTGACCCCAAAGCCGGAGCGGCGGGCCAGCGCACGGCCACGCTCCACCTCAACACGAAAACCGGTAAGCATCTCACCCTCACCCTCCAGGGCGTGGCGACGGGACCGTTCTCCGGCTTCAAGGATTTCCAGTGGTCGGTGGACTTCGGCACCCAGCGTCTGTCCGACAAGAAGGAGCCGGTGAAATTCCCCCTCCAGAATCAGACCGACCGGTCCATCTTCGTGAAGCGCTTCTGGCTGGAGGGGCCGCAAAAGGACGACTTCACCGTCCAGGCCGATGTCCCCGCGTCCTGCCGGAAAGTGGGAGACACGGATGAAATCGAGGTCAGGAAGGGCGAGACCTGCTATTTGAATCTCTCCTACGTGGCGCAACGGGTAACCCTCTCGTCCGCGGTGCTGGTACTGGAGTTGGCAACGAACCAGGGTGAGACCTCACCTCCGTCCGCACGGGTCACGCTGAAGGGAGAGATGGTCTCCAGCCTCCTGCTCGTCGATCCCATGGAGGTGGACTTTGGCTGGGTGAATCTGGAGGATTCGATCGAACCGAGGGAGATCACCGTCACCAACCGCTCCAGCGTGGCGACGCGAGTGCTCATCCCGGAACTCACCAATCCAGACGCCTTCACGGTGGAAGCACTTGAGCCGGGCAAGGAACTGCCACCCGCGGGGACCACCAGGTTGCGAGTGACGTTCCATCCGCGAGAGGGCGGCGACTTCACGGGCGAGATCCGGCTGCGCCTGCAGGGCGAGCAGGTGACGGATGTCTCCATCGGGCTGAGGGGGCAGGTGCGCGCGATCGGCGGAGAAGGAGGCGGTGGCTACGCCTGCGGTGTCGGTGGAGGAGGACCCCTGTTCGCGGGGTGGCTGCTCCTGGTCGCCTTGGGGGCACGGCGCCGGTCGCGGAGCGCTCGCTGA
- a CDS encoding type VI secretion IcmF C-terminal domain-containing protein, protein METLRKLPALVPEPYKKWFVLGLAVIAILIPLVLWLRARRQQSASNPGAPPPMPRNRLRRIRQHFLAALPLRHRVAVKDLPGAVVLGPAGSGKSKLIVLDVDWQRQAHHFLPSHTSDSLLQIYLGPDTVVQEVSAPLLEDDTPQARRALQRLWKDSFNQGQSALAIVVLDMRWLSDTPLDEVRRTAQLLRGKLNLLAEVRGAPVETRLCLTHMDVLEGFEEFARLLHDHRVPLSFELPPRGEEGRLASLLQAQEKYLALGLTALPVESFERLERFYSQGHRPFEALARFSTAMLEGGALAFAPRLSRVYLSSPTSRAAGVLCVTSEVHDAQLLRQRYLRTHLKRCALLAAVCSLPMLASYSFFSWRLSQAQEKVGRFEDTVHRMRAQGQEVSGSVVQDQVLAAGQAMDAMWRATSYWPLLPYSFTEARENLRQRLTRGIREAHLRPALEHCHQKPDSCRPEQVVFMLAALHASREEPLGQFVLSSLHNRRAWSFVGQQQEEAATSEAAPLEAGRSWLTAVNLVESLVGDYVVISDKPWQAPTTAEASWAHWPFPEPFTFDGQLAPWQAHLKRLQQFLNDQAMEPWPVERLNAELESMQEERLRLQAWLDDSAIFASLPRALDLLKASQARVDMSRFKGVSSTLQVVEWMNKHREVLSALLRMEEEVYAGLKAEQKMSVAELLVRDGVWQPGASTKGPFEVTVTLGSLKFFPRDSSREMHQAILRHYARTGRLPFGTVRSEELASGASSVSEERLAFDNRIRPLVDEFTQRLKNADLPVEEVSQRQEQVRRQVDQFALRYRQRLFQRANNYRFNAPTSSLLSAELSRLTQPSSDLVDMLREVARGANLEPLEGAYYESLRNAVAPFKPIVQVMKPDESGNYALLNPYRALVAQMSDELVARGGSRAVPAPAEAAPPGKPGGGAARLTEMLTPLGRIAFSMMLEEDNSYLRKVDAWLDQQGIIGELRQPFRQPFLAVQEMGQQEVEQTLRQQWDGTWARMLRPLMDSYPFNPQSTQEVEPGDLEILRRQDGVLWSFVERVISPVCEERGTEWVVRGALRERLSLPENLLSTLSRLSRLSRVLWDAEGRPRPLMLQVMPLPLPAAPTPGSFVTLGSLKCGRTAAFAYNQSPAWQGFPLEWWDQQTASLVLEMRSPEQKSIQYGSLEKTRSAWSCFRLLEASVPSKDQQRLWRLLGRSDGNTQYAMEIRFGLKGEPWTPFREVPQ, encoded by the coding sequence ATGGAGACACTCCGCAAGCTCCCGGCACTCGTTCCGGAGCCGTACAAGAAGTGGTTCGTCCTCGGGCTGGCGGTGATCGCCATCCTGATACCGCTCGTGTTGTGGCTGCGCGCGCGGCGGCAACAGAGCGCCTCCAACCCGGGCGCCCCTCCACCCATGCCGCGCAACCGGCTGCGGCGCATCCGCCAGCACTTCCTCGCCGCGCTGCCGTTGAGGCACCGCGTCGCCGTGAAGGACCTGCCCGGCGCGGTGGTGCTCGGACCCGCCGGCAGCGGCAAGTCCAAGCTCATCGTCCTGGACGTGGACTGGCAGCGGCAGGCCCACCACTTCCTGCCCAGCCACACGAGCGACTCGCTGCTGCAGATCTACCTCGGGCCGGACACCGTGGTGCAGGAGGTGTCGGCGCCGCTGCTCGAGGATGACACGCCGCAGGCGCGCCGGGCCCTGCAACGGTTGTGGAAGGACTCCTTCAACCAGGGGCAGTCCGCGCTGGCCATCGTCGTGCTCGACATGCGGTGGCTGTCGGACACGCCCCTCGACGAGGTGCGGCGCACCGCGCAACTGCTGCGCGGCAAGCTCAACCTGCTCGCCGAGGTGCGCGGCGCCCCCGTGGAGACACGCCTGTGTCTGACGCACATGGACGTGCTGGAGGGCTTCGAGGAATTCGCGCGGCTGCTTCACGACCACCGGGTGCCGCTGTCCTTCGAGCTGCCTCCTCGTGGCGAGGAGGGACGGCTGGCCTCGCTGCTGCAGGCGCAGGAGAAGTACCTCGCCCTGGGCCTGACCGCGCTGCCGGTGGAATCCTTCGAGCGCCTGGAGCGCTTCTACTCCCAGGGCCACCGTCCCTTCGAGGCCCTGGCGCGCTTCTCCACCGCGATGCTCGAGGGCGGAGCGCTCGCCTTCGCGCCCAGGCTGTCGCGGGTGTACCTGTCCTCGCCCACGTCGCGCGCGGCCGGAGTGCTCTGCGTCACCAGCGAGGTGCACGATGCCCAGCTGCTGCGCCAGCGCTACCTGAGGACCCACCTCAAGCGCTGTGCGTTGCTGGCCGCGGTGTGCAGCCTGCCCATGCTGGCCTCCTACTCCTTCTTCTCCTGGCGGCTGTCCCAGGCCCAGGAAAAGGTGGGGCGCTTCGAGGACACCGTGCATCGCATGCGCGCACAGGGCCAGGAGGTATCCGGCAGCGTGGTGCAGGATCAGGTGCTCGCCGCCGGCCAGGCCATGGACGCGATGTGGCGGGCGACGAGCTATTGGCCCCTGCTGCCCTACAGCTTCACCGAGGCGCGAGAGAACCTGCGCCAGCGGCTGACGCGCGGCATCCGGGAAGCCCACCTGCGCCCCGCCCTCGAGCACTGCCACCAGAAGCCCGACTCGTGCCGTCCCGAGCAGGTCGTCTTCATGCTGGCCGCCCTCCATGCCTCTCGCGAGGAGCCGCTCGGCCAGTTCGTCCTCTCGAGCCTGCACAACCGGCGCGCGTGGAGCTTCGTCGGCCAGCAGCAGGAGGAAGCCGCCACGTCCGAGGCCGCTCCGCTCGAGGCCGGGCGCTCCTGGCTCACCGCCGTCAACCTGGTCGAGTCCCTGGTGGGAGACTACGTCGTCATCAGTGACAAGCCCTGGCAGGCGCCCACCACGGCGGAGGCGTCCTGGGCCCATTGGCCCTTCCCCGAGCCCTTCACCTTCGACGGCCAGCTCGCGCCCTGGCAAGCCCACCTCAAGCGGTTGCAGCAGTTCCTGAACGACCAGGCCATGGAGCCGTGGCCGGTGGAGCGGCTCAACGCGGAGCTGGAGTCGATGCAGGAAGAGCGGCTGCGGCTGCAGGCCTGGCTGGACGACAGCGCCATCTTCGCCTCCCTGCCGCGCGCGCTCGATCTGCTCAAGGCCTCCCAGGCCCGCGTGGACATGAGCCGCTTCAAGGGCGTGTCCTCCACGCTCCAGGTGGTGGAGTGGATGAACAAGCACCGCGAGGTGCTCTCCGCCCTGTTGCGCATGGAGGAAGAGGTCTACGCGGGCCTCAAGGCCGAGCAGAAGATGAGCGTGGCCGAGCTGCTCGTGCGTGACGGGGTGTGGCAGCCAGGCGCCTCCACCAAGGGTCCCTTCGAGGTGACGGTGACGCTGGGCTCGCTCAAGTTCTTCCCGCGGGACAGCTCGCGCGAGATGCACCAGGCGATCCTGCGCCACTACGCGCGGACGGGACGCCTGCCCTTCGGCACCGTCCGGAGCGAGGAGCTGGCCTCCGGGGCTTCCTCCGTGTCCGAGGAGCGGCTCGCCTTCGACAACCGCATCCGTCCCCTGGTGGACGAGTTCACCCAGCGGCTGAAGAACGCCGATCTACCCGTGGAGGAGGTCTCGCAGCGGCAGGAGCAGGTGCGCCGCCAGGTGGACCAATTCGCGCTGCGCTACCGCCAGCGCCTCTTCCAGCGCGCGAACAACTACCGCTTCAACGCGCCCACCTCCAGCCTGCTCTCCGCGGAGCTGTCGCGCCTCACCCAGCCCTCCTCGGATCTGGTGGACATGCTGCGCGAGGTGGCCAGGGGCGCCAACCTCGAGCCGCTCGAGGGGGCCTATTACGAGTCCCTGCGCAACGCCGTGGCGCCCTTCAAGCCCATCGTGCAGGTCATGAAGCCGGACGAGAGCGGCAACTACGCCCTCCTCAATCCCTACCGGGCCCTGGTGGCGCAGATGTCCGACGAGCTCGTGGCCCGGGGCGGCTCACGCGCCGTGCCTGCTCCCGCGGAGGCGGCCCCTCCCGGCAAGCCGGGGGGCGGCGCCGCGCGGCTCACGGAGATGCTCACCCCCCTGGGGCGGATCGCCTTCTCGATGATGCTCGAGGAGGACAACTCCTACCTGCGCAAGGTGGATGCGTGGCTGGATCAGCAGGGCATCATCGGCGAGCTGCGCCAGCCCTTCCGCCAGCCCTTCCTCGCGGTGCAGGAGATGGGACAGCAGGAGGTCGAGCAGACCCTGCGACAGCAGTGGGACGGCACCTGGGCACGCATGCTGCGGCCCCTGATGGACAGCTACCCGTTCAACCCCCAATCCACCCAGGAGGTGGAGCCGGGTGATCTGGAGATCCTCCGCCGTCAGGACGGAGTGCTGTGGTCCTTCGTGGAGCGGGTGATCAGCCCCGTGTGCGAGGAGCGGGGCACGGAGTGGGTGGTACGCGGAGCGCTGCGCGAGCGGCTCAGCCTGCCCGAGAACCTGCTGTCCACGCTCAGCCGGCTGTCCCGGCTGTCCCGGGTGCTCTGGGACGCCGAGGGCCGCCCCCGCCCGCTCATGCTCCAGGTCATGCCCCTGCCCCTGCCCGCCGCGCCCACCCCTGGCAGCTTCGTCACCCTGGGCTCGCTCAAGTGTGGCAGGACCGCGGCCTTCGCCTACAACCAGAGCCCCGCCTGGCAGGGCTTCCCGCTCGAGTGGTGGGATCAACAGACCGCCTCGCTCGTGCTGGAGATGCGCTCGCCCGAGCAGAAGTCCATCCAGTACGGCTCGCTGGAGAAGACGCGCTCGGCCTGGAGCTGCTTCCGCCTGCTCGAGGCGTCCGTGCCCTCCAAGGACCAGCAACGGCTGTGGCGCCTGCTTGGACGAAGCGACGGGAACACCCAATACGCGATGGAGATCCGCTTCGGGCTCAAGGGCGAGCCCTGGACTCCTTTCCGGGAGGTGCCGCAATGA